From a single Sphaeramia orbicularis chromosome 4, fSphaOr1.1, whole genome shotgun sequence genomic region:
- the c4h1orf52 gene encoding UPF0690 protein C1orf52 homolog, with protein sequence MTEEKKSSSLGFFSSYDDLSDSSDSSDSDEEGESRKKTSQKSGKDAKDGGAQEHGTKRSSSGAPLPKPDELFGSVSKPAFLYNPLNKQIDWDNLMVKAPEEPPREFKPWKTNAVPPPESYAAEPEKKKGPPPGMDMAIKWSNVYEDNGEDAPQAYTGNAKFLPTEEQLSDSDEESEKPGVSVKKRRVETFQQKEKRKRDLGQATSDKNFVEEEKRILRQKIE encoded by the exons ATGACGGAAGAAAAGAAGTCCAGCTCTTTAGGTTTCTTTTCGAGCTACGATGATTTAAGCGACAGCAGCGATAGCAGCGACTCAGACGAGGAGGGAGAAAGTCGTAAGAAGACGAGCCAGAAATCCGGCAAAGATGCTAAGGACGGCGGTGCTCAGGAACACGGAACCAAACGTTCGTCCTCTGGGGCTCCTTTACCTAAACCGGACGAGCTGTTTGGATCTGTGTCCAAGCCGGCTTTTCTCTACAACCCGCTGAATAAGCAGATAGACTGGGACAATCTGATGGTCAAAGCTCCCGAAGAG CCTCCCAGAGAGTTTAAGCCATGGAAGACAAATGCTGTACCACCTCCTGAGAGCTACGCTGCAGAGCCAGAGAAGAAGAAGGGTCCTCCTCCGGGCATGGATATGGCTATAAAGTGGTCCAATGTGTATGAGGACAACGGGGAAGATGCACCACAGGCTTACACTGGCAATGCAAAGTTCCTGCCTACAGAGGAGCAACTGTCTGACTCAG ATGAGGAATCGGAGAAACCAGGCGTGTCTGTCAAGAAGCGTCGAGTGGAAACCTTTCagcagaaggagaagaggaagagggacTTGGGACAAGCCACCTCTGACAAGAATTTTGTAGAGGAGGAAAAGCGGATCCTCAGACAAAAGATAGAGTGA